The following proteins come from a genomic window of Sphingobium cloacae:
- a CDS encoding cation:proton antiporter domain-containing protein, whose amino-acid sequence MAGAINPQSFSDSLVILGAAGLVIPGFARFRISPVIGFILVGLAVGPAGLGSLVGEYPWLYHFTISNQQAIEPFAELGVILLLFSIGLELSFRRLWTMRAQVFGVGATELIGSGLLIAAGLYILGQPTAGAIGLGLALALSSTAVVLPMVGTQSAVGRAAFSMLLFEDLALVPIIFMLGALAPSVAASPDGAWSELANTLLKGGLTIAVMLVLGRFFLPHVFSQAARTKSPEVFLAASLLVVIVSSLSTSIAGLSPIVGALLAGLLIAETEYHGEVEVMTAPFKGLALGVFLITVGMSLDLRVILANWPSLVLAVAGVILAKTLVTAALLYFSGARKGVALEVGVLMSSPSETTLIVLSAAAAAKLILPSTAAFWQIVTAIGLTITPLLARIGHDIARRLEMALGEEVVEVKEEQIEAAAVVIGFGRVGRMVCDLLGTHKQRFIIVESDPDVVAEARRDGYPILFGDVARTEMLDRLRLGHARALILTMDDPVLSVRVTKRVRGWVPDLPIIARARDTEHAAQLYRAGASDAVPETLESSLQLAETALVDLGVAMGPVIASIHQMREDLRIGIKDAAQLENAPKLRRLRADEVP is encoded by the coding sequence ATGGCCGGTGCGATCAATCCTCAAAGCTTCAGCGATTCCCTCGTCATCCTCGGCGCGGCCGGTCTGGTCATCCCCGGCTTCGCTCGTTTCCGCATCAGCCCGGTGATCGGGTTCATCCTGGTCGGCCTTGCGGTGGGGCCGGCGGGTCTGGGATCGCTGGTGGGCGAATATCCCTGGCTCTATCATTTCACCATTTCCAACCAGCAGGCGATAGAGCCCTTCGCGGAACTGGGCGTCATATTATTGCTGTTTTCCATAGGGTTGGAATTGAGCTTCCGCCGCCTGTGGACGATGCGGGCGCAGGTGTTCGGCGTCGGCGCGACCGAACTGATCGGCAGCGGCCTGCTGATCGCCGCGGGTCTCTACATATTGGGCCAGCCGACGGCGGGAGCCATCGGCCTCGGCCTTGCGCTCGCCCTGTCCTCGACCGCCGTCGTGCTTCCCATGGTGGGGACGCAGAGCGCGGTGGGACGCGCAGCCTTCTCGATGCTGTTGTTCGAGGATCTGGCTCTCGTCCCCATCATCTTCATGCTGGGTGCGCTCGCTCCATCGGTCGCCGCCAGTCCGGACGGCGCATGGAGCGAGTTGGCGAACACACTGCTCAAGGGCGGACTCACCATCGCCGTCATGCTGGTGCTCGGGCGCTTCTTCCTGCCTCATGTCTTCAGCCAGGCCGCCCGCACCAAGAGCCCCGAAGTGTTCCTGGCGGCCAGCCTGCTGGTGGTGATCGTCTCCAGCCTCTCCACATCCATCGCGGGCCTTTCGCCCATCGTCGGCGCGCTGCTGGCGGGCCTGCTGATCGCGGAAACCGAATATCATGGCGAGGTCGAAGTGATGACCGCGCCGTTCAAGGGACTGGCGCTCGGCGTTTTCCTCATCACCGTGGGCATGAGCCTCGACCTGCGCGTCATCCTGGCCAACTGGCCGAGTCTGGTGTTGGCGGTGGCCGGCGTGATCCTCGCCAAGACGCTGGTGACGGCGGCGCTCCTCTATTTTTCCGGCGCGCGCAAGGGCGTGGCGCTGGAGGTGGGCGTGCTGATGTCCAGCCCATCCGAAACCACGCTGATCGTGCTGTCGGCGGCGGCGGCGGCCAAGCTGATCCTGCCTTCGACCGCTGCCTTCTGGCAGATCGTGACCGCCATCGGACTTACCATCACGCCGCTGCTCGCCCGCATCGGCCACGACATCGCCCGCCGTCTTGAAATGGCGCTGGGCGAAGAGGTGGTGGAAGTGAAGGAGGAACAGATCGAGGCGGCGGCCGTGGTGATCGGATTCGGCCGCGTCGGGCGTATGGTCTGCGACCTGCTGGGTACACACAAGCAGCGTTTCATCATCGTGGAATCCGATCCCGATGTGGTCGCCGAGGCCCGCCGCGACGGCTATCCGATCCTGTTCGGAGACGTGGCGCGGACGGAAATGCTGGACCGGCTGCGGCTGGGCCATGCCCGCGCGCTGATCCTGACGATGGACGATCCGGTCCTGTCGGTGCGCGTGACCAAGCGAGTGCGCGGGTGGGTGCCGGACCTGCCCATCATCGCCCGCGCCCGCGATACCGAACATGCGGCCCAGCTTTACCGGGCCGGCGCGAGCGACGCGGTTCCCGAAACGCTCGAAAGCTCGCTGCAATTGGCGGAGACCGCACTCGTCGATCTGGGCGTCGCGATGGGGCCGGTGATCGCGTCCATCCACCAGATGCGGGAAGACCTTCGCATCGGGATCAAGGATGCTGCCCAGCTTGAAAATGCGCCCAAGCTGCGCCGCCTGCGGGCCGATGAGGTGCCCTGA
- a CDS encoding TetR/AcrR family transcriptional regulator: MEGKDNASVRETGDRPQTYSSPAIIERRRRILEETRKVIAEQGIAALSMNEIGQRAGVAKRTLYNAFQTRERMIAAAIQEYFDDFVSRISYSSEPGTLQHNLERMISVVQRNRKIRNYIRAIMSLYFSSDVDHDIWAAMHSPAMHHNRQWISALEAKRHLQPWVKVDSLVDDIVRFEYATINDWAQDRIPDDEIIVRLVSGYLSCMLGSLRGAARKEVDALIKDIGERGMEALPVPRKLREQKEAA; this comes from the coding sequence TTGGAAGGCAAGGACAACGCATCGGTCAGGGAAACGGGCGACAGGCCGCAGACCTACTCCAGTCCGGCGATCATCGAGCGCAGGCGCAGAATCCTGGAGGAAACCCGCAAGGTCATCGCCGAGCAGGGCATAGCCGCGCTCAGCATGAACGAGATCGGCCAGCGTGCGGGTGTGGCCAAGCGCACGCTCTATAACGCGTTCCAGACGCGCGAACGCATGATCGCGGCGGCCATTCAGGAATATTTCGACGATTTCGTCAGCCGGATCTCCTATTCCAGCGAACCCGGCACGTTGCAGCATAATCTGGAGCGGATGATTTCCGTGGTCCAGCGCAACCGCAAGATTCGCAACTATATCCGTGCGATCATGTCGCTCTATTTCAGTTCGGATGTCGATCATGACATCTGGGCCGCGATGCATTCGCCCGCCATGCACCATAATCGGCAGTGGATCAGCGCGCTGGAAGCGAAGAGGCATCTTCAGCCCTGGGTGAAGGTGGATAGTCTGGTCGACGATATCGTCCGGTTCGAATATGCGACGATCAACGACTGGGCGCAGGACCGCATCCCCGATGACGAGATCATCGTCCGCCTGGTGAGCGGGTATCTGTCCTGCATGCTGGGATCGCTCCGTGGCGCGGCGCGCAAGGAGGTGGACGCGTTGATCAAGGACATAGGGGAGCGCGGAATGGAAGCCTTGCCCGTACCCCGAAAATTGCGCGAGCAAAAAGAAGCGGCGTAA
- a CDS encoding thiolase C-terminal domain-containing protein, whose protein sequence is MTMWAHSGKVAVAGVGYSPLERRSGKSLAALTVQACDAALTDAGLIRADLDGIATSPTMPRYGGKKGVDEGIDVVTPWYLSDLLGISGHVAWTGSTNSMVTQSLIDGALAIAAGLCHHVIVYRALHVPDGRYVNFDTVHAVGTDQYLAPYGFNMPPAWAAIVMRRYFELYGYERADFARYIADNRANAQLNPNAFWRGKPIAPEDYLNARMIADPMSILDCDIPVDGCCALILTSTDRARDLRQPPALLTGFAASTRHGAGGTPMNLEDMWEGARETAGRLWTTTGLSPADMSTAQLYDGFSPLVLTWLEGMGFCKQGEALAFLRKGHGTLTGCLPINTGGGALGEGRLHGMTQLAEAVMQVTDRAGERQVPGAHHALATISNGLVKSTAFIFSRDD, encoded by the coding sequence ATGACGATGTGGGCGCATAGTGGCAAGGTCGCCGTCGCTGGAGTCGGCTATAGTCCACTGGAGCGACGTTCGGGGAAATCCCTCGCGGCCCTCACGGTTCAGGCTTGCGACGCGGCGCTGACCGATGCGGGCCTCATCCGCGCCGATCTGGACGGCATCGCCACCAGCCCCACCATGCCGCGCTATGGCGGGAAGAAGGGCGTGGATGAAGGCATCGACGTCGTGACGCCATGGTATCTGTCCGACCTGCTCGGCATTTCCGGCCACGTGGCGTGGACGGGATCGACCAACAGCATGGTGACGCAAAGCCTGATCGACGGCGCGCTGGCGATCGCGGCGGGCCTGTGCCACCATGTCATCGTCTATCGCGCGCTGCATGTGCCCGATGGCCGCTATGTCAATTTCGATACCGTCCATGCGGTGGGGACGGACCAGTATCTCGCGCCATATGGCTTCAACATGCCGCCCGCATGGGCCGCCATCGTGATGCGCCGCTATTTCGAGCTCTACGGTTATGAACGAGCCGATTTCGCCCGATATATCGCCGACAACCGCGCCAATGCCCAGTTGAACCCCAACGCCTTCTGGCGCGGCAAGCCGATCGCGCCAGAGGATTATCTGAACGCCCGCATGATTGCCGATCCCATGTCCATCCTCGATTGCGACATTCCGGTGGACGGCTGCTGCGCGCTCATCCTGACCTCCACCGACCGCGCCCGCGATTTGCGGCAGCCGCCTGCCCTGCTCACCGGTTTTGCCGCGTCCACTCGCCATGGCGCGGGCGGAACGCCAATGAATCTGGAGGATATGTGGGAAGGCGCGCGCGAAACCGCGGGGCGTCTCTGGACCACGACCGGCCTCTCGCCCGCCGACATGAGCACGGCACAGCTTTATGACGGTTTCAGCCCGCTGGTGCTGACATGGCTGGAGGGCATGGGTTTTTGCAAACAAGGCGAAGCGCTCGCCTTCCTGCGCAAAGGACATGGCACCCTGACCGGATGCCTGCCTATCAACACGGGCGGAGGCGCGCTGGGCGAAGGGCGATTGCACGGCATGACCCAACTCGCCGAAGCGGTGATGCAGGTCACGGACCGCGCGGGCGAAAGGCAGGTACCCGGCGCGCATCATGCGCTCGCCACCATTTCCAACGGCCTTGTCAAATCGACGGCCTTCATCTTCAGCCGGGACGACTGA
- a CDS encoding Zn-ribbon domain-containing OB-fold protein yields MAPATERPLPLPDPLSQPFWDAARAHRLCVQACLQCNHLAYPPEAACRKCGGSDLHFRDVSGRATLHSWTVLHDPPSPGFQDRLPVILAVVELEEQKGLLLSTNLIDAALETLRINLPLEAWFEDVGNDCALIQFRVREA; encoded by the coding sequence ATGGCCCCGGCAACCGAACGACCGCTTCCCTTGCCCGACCCTCTCTCGCAGCCTTTCTGGGATGCCGCGCGGGCGCATCGGCTCTGCGTTCAGGCCTGCCTGCAGTGCAATCATCTCGCTTATCCGCCTGAAGCCGCATGCCGGAAATGCGGCGGCAGCGATCTGCATTTTCGGGACGTATCGGGCCGCGCGACGCTACATAGCTGGACCGTGCTACACGATCCGCCGTCTCCGGGTTTTCAGGATCGGCTCCCTGTCATCCTCGCGGTGGTGGAACTGGAGGAACAGAAAGGCCTGCTGCTCAGCACCAACCTGATTGACGCCGCGTTGGAAACGCTTCGCATCAACCTTCCTCTGGAGGCGTGGTTCGAGGATGTAGGAAACGACTGCGCTCTCATCCAATTCCGCGTCAGGGAAGCATGA
- a CDS encoding enoyl-CoA hydratase/isomerase family protein, with the protein MAETSPEPELLFELRDNDIAVITFNRSRYRNTVSFGMWEQFSAALDRLENATPVRMLILCGAEGYFGNGGDVKVPPARGHGALALASRLEMGQRIIRRLRALPIPTVAAVEGGAFGMSWSIAMACDMIFAAEDARFGAPFIDYGVVPDGGSAWFLTRLLGRARAAEILFSGRTVSAAEALSLDIVSRIVPPGTAVAEAEAMGASMGQGNRHTIELSKRLLAEAETGDLASAHALELAYGHMCQAGEEAERARAAFKTRSAAKKKVAE; encoded by the coding sequence ATGGCTGAAACAAGCCCTGAACCCGAGCTTTTGTTCGAGCTGCGGGACAATGACATAGCGGTCATCACGTTCAACCGTTCCCGCTATCGCAACACCGTGTCCTTTGGCATGTGGGAGCAATTTTCCGCCGCGCTCGACCGTCTGGAAAATGCGACGCCCGTGCGCATGTTGATCCTTTGCGGTGCGGAAGGTTATTTCGGCAATGGCGGCGACGTGAAAGTGCCGCCCGCGCGGGGGCATGGGGCGCTGGCATTGGCATCGCGGCTGGAAATGGGGCAGCGGATCATTCGCCGGCTGCGCGCCCTTCCGATCCCTACGGTGGCAGCGGTCGAAGGCGGCGCATTCGGCATGTCGTGGAGCATCGCCATGGCCTGCGACATGATCTTCGCGGCGGAGGATGCGCGTTTCGGCGCGCCCTTCATCGATTATGGCGTGGTTCCCGATGGCGGGTCCGCATGGTTCCTGACGCGCCTGCTTGGCCGCGCACGTGCGGCGGAAATCCTCTTTTCGGGGCGGACTGTCAGTGCGGCGGAGGCATTGTCTCTGGACATCGTCAGCCGCATTGTGCCGCCCGGCACCGCCGTCGCCGAGGCAGAGGCGATGGGCGCGTCCATGGGGCAGGGTAACCGGCATACCATCGAATTGAGCAAAAGGCTGCTGGCGGAAGCCGAAACCGGCGACCTCGCGTCCGCGCATGCGCTGGAACTCGCCTATGGCCATATGTGTCAGGCCGGCGAGGAAGCGGAACGGGCGCGCGCAGCGTTCAAGACGCGATCCGCCGCGAAGAAGAAAGTGGCGGAATAA
- a CDS encoding PQQ-dependent dehydrogenase, methanol/ethanol family, with the protein MKRKWLVFTAGVALTGGLWGCGALTAGAGKDANWSSYGGDDNEQHYSRLEDVNEQNVGKLGLAWSYDIDTFDSYSQPLQVDGVLYFAVGLSVVHALDARTGKLLWQYDPDVASQPEAKTRQRAGWGTRGIAYKDGLVFTATREGRLIAVDAKTGKPRWSVQTLDEAENGYITGPPWIAGDKVVIGFGGADYSPTRGYVTAYDVKTGKKAWRWYVVPGDPAKGFENKAMEMAAKTWTGEWWKYGGGGTVWHAMAYDAKYDRIYIGTGNGWPWNQKIRSPGGGDNLFLGSIVALDAKTGEYVWHYQTNPGDSYDFNNAMDIELADIEIGGKKRSVLMHAPKNGFFYAIDRENGKLISAGEFAKQTWAKRIDPETGRPETNPDSLYPNGKTFLMYPFANGAHGVQAMSFSPKTGYSYIPVMEGGRYVTDPANVKDWQYKPGMFVNTGLGAASADLPPPPPATSKLVAWDVANNKIAWSIPQPQVFNGGTLATGGNLVFQGTNDGNFNAFSATTGRKLWSFPAQNGILSAPISYSVDGKQYITVLTGFRSSFPNSPNWDYAQQSRRVLTFTIGGTKVLPKVEMADMPIQDDPAFVVDPAKAKIGAGIYNTSCVICHGVGMMAGGAAPDLRKSGVPLDADTFRSVVHDGALMARGMGAFGQLTDAELEGLRHYIRLQARETAKKGK; encoded by the coding sequence ATGAAGAGGAAATGGCTTGTATTCACGGCAGGCGTGGCGCTGACGGGCGGCCTTTGGGGGTGCGGCGCGCTGACGGCCGGGGCAGGCAAGGACGCCAACTGGTCCAGCTATGGCGGCGACGATAATGAACAGCATTATAGCAGGCTGGAAGACGTCAACGAACAGAATGTCGGCAAGCTGGGGCTTGCATGGTCCTATGACATCGACACGTTCGATTCCTATTCCCAGCCGCTCCAGGTGGACGGCGTCCTCTATTTCGCGGTCGGGCTGAGCGTCGTTCATGCGCTGGACGCGCGCACCGGCAAGCTGCTCTGGCAATATGATCCCGATGTCGCGAGCCAGCCGGAAGCGAAAACACGCCAGCGGGCAGGATGGGGCACGCGCGGCATCGCCTATAAGGACGGGCTGGTCTTCACCGCGACCCGCGAAGGACGCCTGATCGCTGTCGATGCCAAGACCGGCAAGCCGCGCTGGTCCGTGCAGACGCTGGATGAGGCGGAAAACGGCTATATCACGGGTCCGCCATGGATAGCGGGCGACAAGGTCGTGATCGGTTTCGGCGGAGCGGATTACAGCCCCACGCGCGGCTATGTGACGGCTTATGATGTCAAGACGGGCAAGAAGGCGTGGCGCTGGTATGTCGTGCCCGGCGATCCGGCCAAGGGTTTCGAGAACAAGGCCATGGAAATGGCGGCCAAGACCTGGACCGGCGAATGGTGGAAATATGGCGGCGGCGGCACCGTGTGGCACGCCATGGCCTATGACGCCAAATATGACCGCATCTATATCGGCACCGGCAATGGCTGGCCGTGGAACCAGAAGATCCGCAGCCCCGGCGGCGGCGATAATCTGTTCCTTGGCTCCATCGTTGCGCTGGACGCCAAGACGGGCGAATATGTCTGGCATTATCAGACCAATCCCGGCGACAGCTACGACTTCAACAATGCGATGGACATCGAACTGGCCGATATCGAAATCGGCGGCAAGAAGCGTTCCGTGCTGATGCACGCGCCGAAGAACGGTTTCTTCTATGCGATCGACCGGGAGAATGGGAAGCTGATCTCCGCCGGCGAGTTCGCCAAGCAGACCTGGGCCAAGCGCATCGACCCCGAAACGGGAAGGCCGGAAACCAATCCGGATTCGCTCTATCCCAACGGCAAGACGTTCCTCATGTATCCCTTCGCCAATGGGGCGCATGGCGTGCAGGCCATGTCGTTCAGCCCCAAGACGGGCTACAGCTATATCCCGGTCATGGAAGGCGGTCGCTATGTCACCGACCCCGCCAATGTGAAAGACTGGCAGTATAAGCCCGGCATGTTCGTGAATACGGGCCTCGGCGCAGCTTCGGCCGACCTGCCGCCTCCGCCCCCCGCGACGAGCAAGCTGGTTGCCTGGGACGTGGCGAACAACAAGATCGCATGGTCTATCCCCCAGCCGCAGGTGTTCAATGGGGGAACGCTGGCGACGGGAGGCAATCTGGTCTTCCAGGGGACGAATGACGGCAATTTCAACGCATTTTCCGCCACGACAGGACGCAAGCTCTGGTCCTTCCCGGCGCAGAACGGCATATTGTCCGCGCCGATCAGCTATTCGGTCGACGGCAAGCAATATATCACTGTCCTCACCGGCTTCCGCAGCAGCTTTCCTAATTCGCCTAACTGGGATTATGCCCAGCAGTCGCGTCGGGTGCTGACTTTCACCATCGGCGGGACGAAGGTGCTGCCCAAGGTCGAGATGGCCGATATGCCCATCCAGGACGACCCCGCCTTCGTCGTCGATCCCGCCAAGGCGAAGATCGGCGCGGGCATCTACAACACGTCCTGCGTCATCTGTCATGGCGTGGGCATGATGGCGGGCGGCGCGGCGCCGGACCTACGGAAATCCGGCGTCCCGCTCGACGCGGACACCTTCCGTTCGGTTGTGCATGACGGAGCGCTGATGGCGCGCGGCATGGGGGCGTTCGGGCAGTTGACCGATGCGGAACTGGAAGGGCTGCGCCACTATATCCGTCTGCAAGCGCGTGAAACCGCCAAGAAGGGGAAATAG